GCCGACGTGCGCGATCGGCTGGTCGGCGCCGACAGCATCGCCGCGCTGCGCCACGGCGCGGTGCTCGGCACCAGCAGCCCGCGCCGCGCCGCGCAGGTGAAGCGGCTTCGCCCCGATGTGACGACGATCCTGTTTCGCGGCAACGTCGCCACGCGGCTGGCGAAGCTCGCGGCGGGGGAGGCGGATGCGACGCTGCTCGCGGCGGCGGGGCTGGAGCGGCTCGGGCGCGACGATGTCGGCGTGGCGATCGATACCGCGGTGCTGCTGCCGGCACCCGCGCAGGGTGCGGTCGGCATCGAGGTGCGCGCCGACGATGATTCGGCGGGCGCGCTGGTCGAGGCGATCGGCGACGGCGTCACGCAGGCGTGCGTCGGCGCCGAGCGCGCGTTGCTCGCGCGGCTGGTGGCGGATTGCCATTCGCCGGTCGCGGCGCTGGCGACGATCGAGGGCGGGGTGATGCACATCGTCGC
This genomic stretch from Sphingomonas panacis harbors:
- the hemC gene encoding hydroxymethylbilane synthase gives rise to the protein MPSVFRIGTRGSPLALVQANMVRDALCATHGWPESRIEIVVIRTTGDRVQDRALAEIGGKALWTKELDRALLGGEIDCAVHSMKDVETIRPEAIRIAALLPRADVRDRLVGADSIAALRHGAVLGTSSPRRAAQVKRLRPDVTTILFRGNVATRLAKLAAGEADATLLAAAGLERLGRDDVGVAIDTAVLLPAPAQGAVGIEVRADDDSAGALVEAIGDGVTQACVGAERALLARLVADCHSPVAALATIEGGVMHIVAELLAEDGSAHVTGAIRGEPGAALAEALADDLLDRAPESVRRLFAG